The following proteins are co-located in the Pseudomonas sp. DY-1 genome:
- a CDS encoding sulfotransferase family protein: protein MESMNSHGDLHGWLPVRAWQRDGEWRLDWCWFGEQRLTRPFFRDDVDLALRLPFNQAFRRETGLDVLLDWQISSPGFAPSVLIFHASRCGSTLMAQMLASLERHVVLSEPPPLDSLLRAHFHDPAASSQQPAWIAALMSAYGQRRCGGEQRLMVKLDAWNVFEAPLLRDLYPNTPRIFLYRDPLEIVVSQLRQPGMHRVPGLLGPSALDFAGEDIAAMSPLEYTSRTIGRILEQGLELCRAQGGIPVNYNELPDALWDRLAPVFGLGEADTPKLRDIAAFDAKQPAMWFSADSQRKRDEASGEVRAAVERWADDSYEGLERIRCIEQTLHTEVRN from the coding sequence ATGGAAAGCATGAATTCACACGGTGATCTTCACGGCTGGCTGCCGGTCCGCGCCTGGCAACGCGACGGCGAGTGGCGCCTGGACTGGTGCTGGTTCGGCGAGCAGCGGCTTACTCGGCCTTTCTTTCGTGACGACGTTGACCTGGCCTTACGGTTGCCTTTCAACCAGGCATTCCGCCGCGAAACAGGACTGGATGTGCTGCTGGACTGGCAAATCTCCAGTCCGGGATTTGCGCCGAGTGTTCTGATCTTTCATGCCTCCCGCTGCGGCTCGACCCTGATGGCCCAGATGCTGGCGAGCCTTGAGCGGCATGTCGTGCTGTCCGAACCGCCGCCGCTGGATAGCCTGTTGCGCGCGCATTTCCACGATCCTGCGGCTTCGTCGCAGCAGCCAGCATGGATCGCAGCGCTGATGTCGGCCTATGGCCAGCGGCGTTGCGGGGGCGAGCAGCGTCTGATGGTCAAGCTGGATGCCTGGAACGTGTTCGAAGCGCCGCTGCTACGAGACCTTTACCCGAATACGCCGCGCATCTTTCTGTACCGCGATCCGCTGGAAATCGTCGTTTCCCAACTGCGCCAGCCCGGCATGCATCGGGTGCCGGGGCTGCTCGGGCCGTCAGCTCTGGATTTCGCCGGGGAGGACATCGCGGCCATGTCGCCCCTGGAATACACCAGCCGCACGATCGGACGCATTCTCGAGCAAGGGCTCGAGCTGTGCCGAGCCCAGGGAGGCATTCCGGTGAACTACAACGAGCTGCCTGACGCGCTCTGGGACCGCCTGGCTCCCGTGTTTGGCCTCGGCGAAGCCGATACGCCGAAGCTGCGGGATATCGCGGCCTTCGATGCCAAGCAGCCGGCCATGTGGTTCAGCGCCGACAGCCAGCGCAAGCGTGATGAGGCCAGCGGCGAAGTACGCGCAGCCGTGGAACGTTGGGCGGACGATTCGTACGAAGGATTGGAGCGTATTCGGTGTATAGAGCAGACACTTCATACAGAGGTTAGAAATTAG